In Alcaligenes faecalis, the sequence CAGGTCAGATCGGTGAGCAGAACTTGAAGAAACTTGAAATTGCTAATGCGATTCAAGAGGCTCAGGCAAAACGGTCTGAGCGTGTCCAGGTAGACGCAGATTATGTGCTGGCCCGTCTGGTCGAGATAGACCGAATGGACGTACTGGACATCATGACAGACGCAATGAGTCTGAAGCCGCTCAGTGAGTGGCCCAGGGTATGGCGGCAATACTTGACCGGGTTCGACCTAGCTGAGTTGTTTGGGGGGGCGGGCGATGATCGTGCGGCCATCGGCGTCCTCAAGAAAATCAAATGGCCTGACAAGGTGAAGAACCTGGAACTGTTGGGCAAGCATGTCAGCGTCCAGGCGTTCCGCGAGCAGGTTGGGCATGGCAGCCCTACTGGCGGGCCGATTGAGCTGGCCACCCTGACGAAAGAAGAATACAAACAGGCCCGGCAGGAGATGCTGGCTGATGACGACTGCTGACCAACGAACATACGCCCGCAAGATTGAGTGTGAAGAAGACGGCCTATATTTTGGCCGTTTTTTTTTCAAACAACGCATGGGCGCCAAGATGATAGTGGCCCCGCACCACAAGGTGATCCAGCAAACGCTCGATCGCGTGGTGTCTGGAGAGATTACCCGCCTGATCATTAATGTCCCGCCTGGTTATACAAAGACCGAGCTAGCCACGATCAACATGATTGGGCGCGGCCTGGCGCTGAATAACCGGGCCCGGTTCATGCATCTGTCGTACTCGCATAACCTGGCGCTGCTGAACTCCAGCACAGCGCGCGGTGTCGTCAAATCTCAGGCCTACCAGGCCATGTGGCCCATGGTGCTGCGCGACGATGCCGACAGTAAGGCCATGTGGTGGACCGAGCATGGTGGAGGTGTGTATGCGTCCTCCGCTGCCGGTCAGGTCACTGGCTTTCGGGCCGGGCATATGGAGCCAGGCTGGCAAGGGGCGCTGATTATTGATGACCCGGTCAAGCCTGATGACGCATACAGCGACACGGTGCGGGGCGGCATTAACGACCGATTCAACGAAACGATCAAATCACGGCTGGCAATTGAAACCACGCCAATGATTGTGATCATGCAGCGGATTCACTACCAGGACCTGAGCGGCTATTTGCTGCGTGGCGGGTCCGGGGAAAAATGGCACCATTTGAATCTGCCGGTGATCATCGACAACAGCTTGCCGTACCCGGAAGAGAATACACACGGTATACCGATTGATCATGGCCTGCCTGATGGCTGGCTCTGGCCTTTCAAGCACAACGAAACACACCGGGCCGCTCTGTTTTCTCACCGACGAACGGCAGAGGCGCAGTACATGCAGCGTCCACGGCGATTCAACGCTGAGGGAGCGCTGTGGACTGAGGCACTGATTACAGCAGCCCATGCCCTGCAGATAGGGCATGAGCTGGTACGCACGGTGGTGGCGGTTGACCCGGCCACGACTGCGAGCGACGAAAGCGACGAGACCGGCATTGTGGTGGCCAGCTCCTACGGGGCAGGCGACAACCGTCAGTACTCGGTAGATGGTGACTACAGCGGCAAGTACAGTCCGAATAGCTGGGCGCTGAAGGCCATTGGTGCATACGAGCAGCACAATGCCGACGCTATCGTCATTGAGACGAACCAGGGCGGCGATATGGCTGAGTCCACGCTGCGTAATGCTGGATTTAAGGGCCGCATCGTCCGTGTCCATGCCAGCAAGGGCAAGTTCGCCCGAGCTGAGCCTATCTCAGCACTCTATGAACAGGGCCGGGTGGCGCATAAAGGCGCACTGTATCTGCTCGAAAACCAACTTATGGAATATGTGCCAGCAACGGCTAAGAAATCGCCCGACCGGCTTGATGCCGCAGTTTGGGCATTGACCGAGTTGGCACCAAATATCGGCTTGAAGTCGGCCGGAGTTGTCACAACCGCTTTTGGATAATCACATGCAAGACCCAAGTATCAAGCACCCGGAGTACATCAGCTTTACTCCTTCATGGGAGTTGATGCGTGATGCGGTAGCGGGTGAGGACGATGTTAAGGAAAAAGGCGAGAAATACTTGCCGATGAAGACCGGCACAACAGCCATTGAGGATCTGGTCGCCAAGGCCCGCGTTTACGACCTATATAAGACGCGGGCAGAGTTTCCCGAGGTTACGGCGCCAACAATTCGGGGGGCGGTCGGCATTATGCTGGCCAAGCCTGCGAAGGTTGAGCTTCCGGAGTCTATGGAGCATCTGCGCGAGCGAGCCACGCTTGACGGCTTGACACTGGACGCCCTGCACCGGCGCATGGGCATGGAAATCATGACCACCGGCCGGTATGGGCTGTTGCCTGGTCTTACCGGGGACGGGATTCCTTATCTGTCCGGCTACGTGGCTGAGTCCATCATTAACTGGGACTCTACTGGTGGCGTGCCGGACTATGTTGTTTTGGACGAATCTGGCCCTATCCGTGATCGTGAAACTGGCGAGTGGAAGCAGGTGACACGCCTGCGTGAGTGTTTAGCGTATGACGGCGTGTACCGCGCCCGAGTCTGGGAAAAGGTTAATGGCGTTTGGTCTGCAGGTGAAGAGGTCGCCGCCTCCACGCCACGAGGAGTGGCGCTGGACTTTCTGCCGTTCGTGTTTGCTGGCTCGTTGGACTTAACGCCTGAGCCAGACGATGTGCCGCTTTATGGGTTAGCAAAGCTGGCCGTGCGCATTTACCGCCTGGATGCTGATTTCTCCTTCTCGTTGCACATGACCAGCGAGCCGACTCCGGTTGCTATCGGATTTGACGATCCTGTAAGTGCAATTCAGCAAGGACTTGCGCCCAAGACGCTGGGTTCTTCAGTGTTGTGGATTTTGCCGCAAGGTGGCGACGCCAAGTATTTGGAGTTTACTGGCCCAGGTCTGGAGAAGCAGGCTAATGCCATTCAAGAAGCCCTTGCACGAGCGGCTCAGTTTGGCGCCCAGGTACTCCAGTCAGGCCAATCGGCTGAAAGCGGAGAGGCTCTAAAGCTACGCGCTGCCAGCCAGACTGCCACACTTACAAGCATTGCCCAGACCTCTGCCGCTGGTCTGGAGCGGGCACTGCGCAATATTGCTAAGTGGATTGGCGAAGATCCTGAAAAGGTCGTTGTGACGCCGAACTTGGAGTTCTTCGATCGTTCTATCACAGCTCAGGACATTCAGGCACTGGTCGCCGCGTGGCAGAGCGGTGCTATGTCGCACCGGGCGCTGTTCGACAAGCTGCAGCAAGGCGGCGTGATTCACGAAGATAAATCTTACGAAGAAGAGGAGAGAGATAT encodes:
- a CDS encoding terminase small subunit gives rise to the protein MAARDKAAARSFGVRALTTKQRCFVEEYLIDLNATQAAIRAGYSPKTAGQIGEQNLKKLEIANAIQEAQAKRSERVQVDADYVLARLVEIDRMDVLDIMTDAMSLKPLSEWPRVWRQYLTGFDLAELFGGAGDDRAAIGVLKKIKWPDKVKNLELLGKHVSVQAFREQVGHGSPTGGPIELATLTKEEYKQARQEMLADDDC
- a CDS encoding DNA-packaging protein, translated to MTTADQRTYARKIECEEDGLYFGRFFFKQRMGAKMIVAPHHKVIQQTLDRVVSGEITRLIINVPPGYTKTELATINMIGRGLALNNRARFMHLSYSHNLALLNSSTARGVVKSQAYQAMWPMVLRDDADSKAMWWTEHGGGVYASSAAGQVTGFRAGHMEPGWQGALIIDDPVKPDDAYSDTVRGGINDRFNETIKSRLAIETTPMIVIMQRIHYQDLSGYLLRGGSGEKWHHLNLPVIIDNSLPYPEENTHGIPIDHGLPDGWLWPFKHNETHRAALFSHRRTAEAQYMQRPRRFNAEGALWTEALITAAHALQIGHELVRTVVAVDPATTASDESDETGIVVASSYGAGDNRQYSVDGDYSGKYSPNSWALKAIGAYEQHNADAIVIETNQGGDMAESTLRNAGFKGRIVRVHASKGKFARAEPISALYEQGRVAHKGALYLLENQLMEYVPATAKKSPDRLDAAVWALTELAPNIGLKSAGVVTTAFG
- a CDS encoding DUF4055 domain-containing protein, encoding MQDPSIKHPEYISFTPSWELMRDAVAGEDDVKEKGEKYLPMKTGTTAIEDLVAKARVYDLYKTRAEFPEVTAPTIRGAVGIMLAKPAKVELPESMEHLRERATLDGLTLDALHRRMGMEIMTTGRYGLLPGLTGDGIPYLSGYVAESIINWDSTGGVPDYVVLDESGPIRDRETGEWKQVTRLRECLAYDGVYRARVWEKVNGVWSAGEEVAASTPRGVALDFLPFVFAGSLDLTPEPDDVPLYGLAKLAVRIYRLDADFSFSLHMTSEPTPVAIGFDDPVSAIQQGLAPKTLGSSVLWILPQGGDAKYLEFTGPGLEKQANAIQEALARAAQFGAQVLQSGQSAESGEALKLRAASQTATLTSIAQTSAAGLERALRNIAKWIGEDPEKVVVTPNLEFFDRSITAQDIQALVAAWQSGAMSHRALFDKLQQGGVIHEDKSYEEEERDIGDDDADSDPLAGVGSLFPSAEGATN